One Penaeus monodon isolate SGIC_2016 chromosome 34, NSTDA_Pmon_1, whole genome shotgun sequence DNA segment encodes these proteins:
- the LOC119594690 gene encoding ubiquinone biosynthesis protein COQ4 homolog, mitochondrial-like: protein MEHELIRNIGRLSHYYARGTQTIADETSKKADSSEEREIPIQLPRENVDDDSKSNQEVKEDKALPLYEHHIPTDIFQKSLLTVGAAAAALLDPRRHDMVAVLGETTGHTALSKIYAMMIEDEEGRQILIDKPRINSSTLNLPFLSQLPEGTLGHAYIKFLDDNQVTPDSRLPVQFVDDPELAYVMQRYREGHDLFHTVLGMPTNMLGEVAVKWIEGIQTGLPMCVGGAIFGPLRFRPKQRQKYISEYLPWAVRVGRSSKLLMNVYFEKRWEQSLSELRDELGIESPPFL, encoded by the exons ATGGAACATGAGCTGATCAGGAATATAG GAAGATTGTCCCACTACTATGCAAGGGGAACACAAACAATAGCAGATGAAACAAGCAAGAAAGCAGACTcttcagaagagagagaaatacccaTTCAGCTCCCAAGGgagaatgttgatgatgattcaAAATCTAACCAGGAGGTTAAAGAAGATAAGGCATTGCCTCTATACGAACACCACATCCCCACAGACATCTTCCAGAAGTCTTTGCTGACAGTGGGTGCAGCAGCTGCAGCCCTTCTGGACCCTAGACGCCATGACATGGTTGCAGTACTTGGAGAGACTACAGGGCACACCGCTCTGTCCAAGATTTATGCAATGATGATTGAGGATGAAGAAGGTCGGCAAATCCTTATAGACAAGCCTAGGATTAATAGCTCAACACTCAACCTACCCTTCTTAAGCCAGCTTCCTGAGGGCACTCTAGGTCATGCCTATATAAAATTCCTAGATGACAACCAAGTTACACCTGATTCACGCTTGCCTGTCCAGTTTGTCGATGATCCAGAGTTGGCCTATGTCATGCAGCGGTACCGTGAAGGCCATGACCTTTTCCACACAGTTCTAGGCATGCCCACAAACATGCTTGGTGAAGTGGCTGTCAAGTGGATTGAGGGCATCCAGACTGGCTTGCCCATGTGTGTGGGTGGAGCCATATTTGGGCCCCTTCGATTTAGGCCAAAGCAAAGGCAGAAGTATATATCTGAGTATCTTCCTTGGGCAGTAAGAGTGGGCAGATCTTCTAAATTACTAATGAATGTATATTTTGAGAAAAGGTGGGAACAGTCTTTAAGTGAATTGAGAGATGAATTAGGCATTGAATCTCCACCTTTTCTATGA